A single region of the Triticum dicoccoides isolate Atlit2015 ecotype Zavitan chromosome 2B, WEW_v2.0, whole genome shotgun sequence genome encodes:
- the LOC119364669 gene encoding 26S proteasome non-ATPase regulatory subunit 6, translating into MDGGGEEGKQQPQLVLAHKLFLLSQPDVDDLAKVGLRDDVLAAVKSDDMAALYESLAADGMLEMDAALLAEMRGRIEEETKKFDEKIADAEENLGESEVREAHLAKSLYFIRVGEKEKALEQLKVTEGKTVAVGQKMDLVFYTLQIGLFHMDFDLISKSVDKAKILFEEGGDWERKNRLKVYEGLYCMATRNFKKATSLFLDSVSTFTTYELFPYDTFIFYTVLTSVITLDRVSLKQKVVDAPEILAVIGKVPHLSEFLNSLYNCQYKSFFVAFSGLTEQIKLDRYLQPHFRYFMREVRTVVYSQFLESYKSVTMEAMAASFGVTVDFIDQELSRFIAAGKLHCKIDKVAGVLETNRPDARNAFYQSTIKQGDFLLNRIQKLSRVIDL; encoded by the exons ATGGACGGCGGCGGTGAggaagggaagcagcagccgcagctggtgCTGGCGCACAAGCTGTTCCTCCTCTCGCAGCCAGACGTGGACGACCTCGCCAAGGTCGGCCTCCGCGACGACGTCCTCGCCGCAGTGAAATCCGACG ACATGGCGGCGCTGTACGAGTCGCTGGCGGCCGACGGCATGCTGGAGATGGACGCGGCGCTGCTCGCGGAGATGCGCGGCCGGATCGAGGAGGAGACCAAGAAGTTCGACGAGAA GATCGCGGATGCTGAAGAGAATTTGGGTGAGAGCGAAGTGCGTGAAGCCCATCTAGCCAAATCCTTATACTTCATAAGGGTTGGCGAGAAA GAAAAAGCGCTGGAGCAGCTTAAAGTTACTGAAGGCAAAACTGTAGCTGTGGGGCAGAAGATGGACCTTGTTTTCTACACTTTACAGATTGGCCTTTTCCATATGGACTTTGATCTCATCTCAAAGTCCGTTGACAAGGCCAAAAT CTTGTTTGAAGAGGGTGGTGATTGGGAGAGGAAGAACAGATTGAAAGTGTACGAAGGCTTGTACTGCATGGCCACTAGAAATTTCAAGAAGGCTACTAGCTTATTTTTGGATTCTGTTTCAACTTTCACAACTTATGAGTTGTTCCCCTATGATACGTTCATCTTTTACACAGTCCTTACAAGTGTTATCACATTGGACCGCGTATCTCTGAAACAAAAG GTTGTAGACGCACCTGAGATCCTGGCTGTAATTGGCAAAGTACCTCACCTCTCGGAGTTTCTCAACTCCCTCTACAATTGCCAGTACAAGTCATTTTTTGTGGCATTCT CTGGCCTGACGGAGCAGATCAAGTTAGACCGATACTTGCAACCGCATTTCCGCTACTTCATGCGTGAAGTGCGCACTGTTGTCTACTCACAGTTCCTCGAGTCATACAAGAGTGTGACGATGGAAGCAATGGCTGCCTCATTTGGCGTGACTGTTGATTTCATAGACCA GGAATTGTCACGCTTTATTGCTGCTGGGAAACTTCACTGCAAGATTGATAAGGTTGCTGGTGTCCTGGAGACGAACCGACCTGATGCACGTAATGCCTTCTACCAGTCGACCATCAAGCAGGGAGACTTCCTGCTGAATCGCATACAGAAGCTGTCGCGAGTCATTGACCTGTAG
- the LOC119364667 gene encoding anaphase-promoting complex subunit 2-like, with the protein MQLDDSDGALDSWARFCALSGELVGGAGDLSVGPRLAPVVADLCARGLATLVRDYFLHNLEETFRNNAVKMFWQKFHPYSSSSAVERIKFCVQESWPEDVLSAALEDICLEKSYQEKCVLVLAHALQSYEEKAQNRKLKAVECSSSLMPRYQLMVSSVLLTTLPLSFPEILNVYFKKKLEELNTMVDASDENDQLVSHELFGQSNVSAWDSKMDIDSQEKVISESCTLVKNIGKVVRDFRCLGFTSMTEDSYSSAIIWLLKSKVYELAGDDYRIPVLGSVKKWIQVVPLQFLHALLTYLGDSVDYDSGLSGLKSPLASRPSSFPGIGVPSQALLRWHMRLEYFAYETLQDLRIGKLFEIIVDYPESSPAIEDLKQCLEYTGQHSKLVDSFISSLRYRLLTAGASTNDILHQYVSTIKALRSIDPTGVFLEAVGEPIRDYLRGRKDTIKCIVTMLTDGSGGNTSGGNAGDNLLEELNRDAENQENADYDDHTNIDEKQAWLNSESWEPDPVEADPLKGSRSRRKIDILGLMVSIIGSKDQLVNEYRVMLAEKLLSKSDFDIDSDIRTLELLKIHFGESSMQKCEIMLNDLIDSKRTNSNIKTSLLNAPGTVAGQEEAEISHDVLDATIISSNFWPPIQTEDLAVPASVDKLLSNFAQRFHQIKTPRKLLWKKNLGTVKLELQFEDRSMQFTVVPVQAAIIMRFQEKPSWTSKALATEIGIPVDSLNRRIGFWTSKGVLTESVGPDADDHIFTIVDSMSDVNKNSIVNESCEAFQMNEDEGESSVASVEEQLKKEMTVYEKFIIGMLTNFGNMTLDKIHNTLKMFCAEPSYDKSLQQLQSFLSGLVSDEKLEMRDGLYLLKK; encoded by the exons ATGCAGCTGGACGACTCCGACGGCGCCCTCGACTCGTGGGCCCGCTTCTGCGCTCTCTCCGGCGAGCTCGTCGGCGGCGCCGGCGACCTCTCCGTCGGCCCGCGCCTGGCGCCCGTCGTGGCGGACCTCTGCGCCCGTGGCCTCGCCACGCTCGTCCGCGACTACTTCCTCCACAACCTCGAG GAAACATTTAGAAACAATGCAGTCAAGATGTTCTGGCAGAAATTTCATCCTTATAGCAGTTCTTCTGCAGTAGAGAGAATTAAATTCTGT GTTCAGGAAAGCTGGCCTGAGGATGTCTTGAGTGCAGCACTAGAGGACATATGTTTGGAAAAGAGTTACCAGGAAAAATGTGTCCTAGTTCTAGCTCATGCTTTACAATCATACGAGGAAAAGGCACAAAACAGAAAGCTCAAAGCAGTTGAGTGTAGTTCCAGCTTAATGCCTAGGTACCAATTAATGGTATCTTCTGTACTTCTGACAACACTGCCCTTGAGCTTTCCTG AGATTCTAAATGTCTATTTCAAGAAGAAACTGGAAGAACTAAATACCATGGTGGATGCATCTGATGAGAACGACCAACTTGTTAGTCATGAACTTTTTGGACAGAGCAATGTTTCTGCTTGGGATTCTAAAATGGACATTGATAGTCAAGAAAAAGTTATTTCAGAAAGTTGCACTCTGGTTAAGAACATTGGAAAAGTTGTTCGTGATTTTAGATGTCTTGGTTTTACATCTATGACCGAAGATTCTTATTCCTCTGCAATAATCTGGCTTTTAAAG TCTAAAGTTTATGAACTAGCTGGTGATGATTACAGAATCCCTGTCCTTGGGAGTGTCAAGAAGTGGATTCAA GTCGTTCCTCTTCAGTTTTTGCATGCTCTTTTGACATATCTGGGGGACTCTGTTGATTATGACAGTGGATTATCTGGTCTGAAATCGCCCTTAGCCTCACGCCCTTCTTCCTTCCCAGGGATCGGTGTTCCTTCTCAAGCACTTCTGAGGTGGCACATGCGCCTTGAATATTTTGCTTATGAAACCTTGCAGGACCTAAGAATTGGCAAACTTTTTGAAATTATAGTAGATTACCCTGAGAG TTCTCCCGCTATTGAAGACCTAAAGCAGTGTTTAGAGTACACGGGTCAACACTCTAAGCTTGTCGACTCATTTATCTCATCACTGAGATATCGCTTGCTTACTGCTGGTGCCTCAACTAATGACATATTGCACCAGTATGTTTCCACAATCAAGGCACTGCGGTCGATTGACCCCACTGGTGTATTCTTGGAAGCAGTTGGTGAACCAATTAGGGATTATCTGAGAGGTAGAAAAGACACTATTAAATGCATAGTGACAATGCTAACTGATGGATCTGGAGGAAACACAAGCGGGGGAAATGCTGGTGATAATCTTCTTGAAGAATTGAACAGGGATGCTGAAAACCAGGAAAATGCTGACTATGATGATCATACAAACATTGATGAGAAGCAAGCTTGGTTGAATTCTGAAAG CTGGGAACCTGATCCTGTTGAAGCAGATCCATTGAAAGGCAGCAGGAGTAGGAGGAAAATTGATATACTTGGACTGATGGTCAGTATAATTGGCTCAAAGGACCAATTGGTCAACGAATATCGTGTAATGCTGGCTGAAAAGCTGCTAAGCAAATCTGATTTTGATATAGATTCTGATATCCGCACGCTGGAGCTCCTTAAG ATTCATTTCGGTGAGAGCAGCATGCAGAAGTGTGAGATTATGCTTAATGACTTGATTGACTCGAAGAGAACCAACTCAAATATTAAAACATCATTATTAAATGCACCTGGAACTG TTGCTGGGCAAGAGGAGGCAGAAATTTCTCATGATGTTCTTGATGCTACAATAATTTCTTCCAACTTTTGGCCACCGATTCAG ACAGAAGATCTCGCAGTTCCTGCTTCAGTTGACAAACTGCTGTCTAATTTTGCACAAAGATTCCATCAGATAAAAACTCCACGGAAGCTATTGTGGAAGAAAAATCTTGGAACGGTCAAG TTGGAACTGCAATTTGAGGACAGAAGTATGCAGTTTACTGTAGTACCTGTGCAGGCTGCAATCATAATGCGGTTTCAAGAGAAACCAAG CTGGACTTCTAAGGCACTTGCTACCGAAATCGGCATACCTGTAGACTCTCTCAACAGAAGAATAGGTTTCTGGACAAGCAAG GGGGTCCTGACTGAATCGGTGGGACCAGATGCCGATGATCACATCTTCACAATTGTTGATAGCATGTCTGATGTCAACAAAAACAGCATCGTGAACGAAAGCTGCGAAGCGTTTCAAATGAATGAGGACGAAGGTGAAAGTTCCGTTGCATCCGTTGAGGAACAGCTTAAGAAAGAAATGACAGTCTATGAG AAATTCATCATAGGAATGTTAACCAATTTCGGCAATATGACACTGGACAAAATACATAACACTTTGAAG ATGTTCTGTGCCGAGCCATCGTATGATAAATCACTGCAGCAATTGCAGAGTTTTCTTTCGGGTCTAGTATCAGATGAAAAGCTTGAAATGAGAGATGGATTGTACTTGCTAAAAAAGTAA
- the LOC119364668 gene encoding elongator complex protein 3, giving the protein MAAAVAAAAADQPRRRKPTPGRGGVVLPAGLSEEEARVRAIAEIVSEMGELSRRGEDVDLNALKSAACRRYGLARAPKLVEMIAAVPEADRAALLPRLRAKPVRTASGIAVVAVMSKPHRCPHIATTGNICVYCPGGPDSDFEYSTQSYTGYEPTSMRAIRARYNPYVQARSRIDQLKRLGHSADKVEFILMGGTFMSLPADYRDYFIRNLHDALSGHTSANVEEAVCYSEHSAVKCIGMTIETRPDYCLGPHLRQMLSYGCTRLEIGVQSTYEDVARDTNRGHTVAAVADCFSLAKDAGFKVVAHMMPDLPNVGVERDMESFREFFENPAFRADGLKIYPTLVIRGTGLYELWKTGRYRNYPPELLVDIVARILSMVPPWTRVYRVQRDIPMPLVTSGVEKGNLRELALARMEDLGLKCRDVRTREAGIQDIHHKIRPDEVELVRRDYAANDGWETFLSYEDTRQDILIGLLRLRKCGRNVTGPELVGRCSIVRELHVYGTAVPVHGRDAEKLQHQGYGTLLMEEAERIARKEHRSKKLAVISGVGTRHYYRKLGYELEGPYMVKCLA; this is encoded by the exons ATGGCCGCCGCCGTAGCCGCAGCCGCGGCCGACCAGCCGCGCCGCCGGAAGCCGACGCCGGGGCGCGGGGGCGTGGTGCTGCccgcagggctctccgaggaggagGCGAGGGTGCGGGCCATCGCGGAGATCGTGTCGGAGATGGGCGAGCTCTCGCGCCGCGGGGAGGACGTGGACCTCAACGCGCTCAAGTCGGCCGCGTGCCGCCGCTACGGGCTCGCCCGCGCGCCCAAGCTGGTGGAGATGATCGCCGCCGTGCCGGAGGCGGACCGCGCGGCGCTGCTGCCCCGCCTGCGCGCCAAGCCCGTGCGCACGGCGTCGGGCATCGCGGTGGTCGCCGTGATGTCCAAGCCGCACCGGTGCCCCCACATCGCCACCACGGGGAACATCTGCGTCTACTGCCCGGGAGGCCCCGACTCCGACTTCGAGTACAGCACCCAGTCCTACACTGGATACGAGCCCACCAGCATGCGCGCCATCCGGGCAAG GTACAATCCATATGTGCAAGCCAGAAGCAGGATAGATCAGCTCAAAAGGCTCGGACATAGTGCGGATAAG GTCGAGTTCATTTTGATGGGTGGGACTTTCATGTCGTTACCGGCTGATTATCGTGATTATTTCATCAGAAATCTCCATGATGCTTTATCGGGGCATACTTCTGCTAATGTTGAGGAGGCGGTTTGTTATTCAGAACATAGTGCTGTCAAATGTATCGGTATGACAATTGAGAC GAGACCTGATTATTGCCTGGGGCCTCATCTGCGGCAAATGCTATCTTATGGATGTACCCGCTTAGAAATTGGTGTGCAGAGTACATATGAGGATGTTGCACGTGACACAAACAGAGGCCATACAGTAGCTGCTGTTGCTGATTGTTTTTCTTTAGCAAAAGATGCTGGTTTTAAG GTGGTTGCGCACATGATGCCAGATTTACCTAATGTTGGAGTTGAGAGGGATATGGAAAGTTTCAGAGAATTTTTTGAAAATCCAGCATTCCGAGCAGATGGTCTAAAGATCTATCCAACTCTTGTGATTCGTGGAACtggtctttatgagctatggaaaacTGGAAG GTATAGAAACTACCCACCAGAGCTGCTAGTGGATATTGTAGCAAGGATTCTGTCGATGGTACCACCATGGACACGAGTCTATCGGGTCCAGAGAGATATCCCTATGCCTCTTGTTACTTCTGGTGTTGAGAAAGGTAACCTGCGTGAGCTTGCTTTGGCTCGAATGGAAGACCTGGGCTTGAAATGCAGAGATGTCAGAACCCGTGAGGCTGGAATTCAG GATATCCATCACAAGATCAGGCCTGATGAAGTTGAGCTTGTCAGGCGTGATTACGCTGCAAATGACGGTTGGGAGACCTTTCTCTCGTATGAGGATACACGACAG GATATCCTTATTGGCCTGTTGCGCTTGCGTAAATGTGGCCGCAATGTTACAGGCCCTGAACTCGTAGGGAGGTGTTCAATTGTCCGTGAACTTCATGTCTACGGAACAGCGGTCCCTGTGCATGGTCGTGATGCAGAGAAACTGCAACACCAG GGGTATGGGACGCTCCTGATGGAAGAAGCAGAGAGAATTGCTCGTAAGGAGCATCGATCAAAGAAACTGGCCGTCATCTCAGGAGTTGGAACCCGCCACTACTACCGCAAGCTGGGCTATGAACTTGAGGGGCCTTACATGGTCAAATGTCTGGCATAG